A genomic stretch from Komagataeibacter xylinus includes:
- the fusA gene encoding elongation factor G, translating into MSAKSDLSLIRNIGITAHIDAGKTTTTERILYYTGVSHKIGEVHEGNTTTDYMAQERERGITITSAAVTCEWEGHRINIIDTPGHIDFNIEVNRSLRVLDGAIFIIEGVAGVQPQSETNWRLADRYNVPRIIFINKLDRTGANFYNAFDTLKEKLDIVAIPLQLPIGAEENFVGVVDLIEMRAIVWEGGELGAKFHYEEIPADLKEKAEEARQNLLDTALSVDDAAMEEYFDKGDVDVATLKRCIKKGTIAGDFRPVLCGTAFKNKGVQPLLDAVIDFLPAPNDVEGIRIAPPEDEEVDENKLPIIPVDPDGKFAGLAFKIINDKYGTLTFVRVYRGVLKTGDTVLNTTKGHKERIGRIYQMHADKREELSEVHAGDIAAFVGLKDSQTGDTLADPTDPVVLERMTFPIPVIDISVEPKTKDGVEKMTLALQKLSGEDPSLRLKTDQETGQTILSGMGELHLDIIIDRLRREYGVDANIGAPQVAYRETITKPHTETYTHKKQSGGSGQFAEVKIEFAPVERNEGISFENKVVGGTVPKEYIPAVDKGIQAQATTGVLAGFPTVDFKFTLLDGKYHDVDSSALAFEIAAKACFREGMKKAGPVILEPIMDVEVTTPNDHVGDVVGDLNRRRGMIQSQETAGSTVMVRASVPLKEMFGYISHLRSMTKGRASFTMQFHHYDPVPRNVAEEIMAQSA; encoded by the coding sequence GTGTCCGCCAAGTCTGATCTGTCCCTGATTCGCAATATCGGTATTACCGCGCACATCGATGCCGGCAAGACCACCACCACCGAGCGTATCCTGTATTACACCGGTGTGTCCCACAAGATCGGTGAGGTGCACGAAGGCAACACCACCACCGACTACATGGCGCAGGAGCGTGAGCGTGGCATCACGATCACCTCGGCTGCCGTGACGTGTGAGTGGGAAGGCCACCGCATCAACATCATCGACACCCCGGGCCACATTGACTTCAACATCGAAGTCAACCGCTCGCTGCGCGTGCTCGATGGCGCGATCTTCATCATCGAAGGCGTTGCTGGCGTGCAGCCGCAGTCCGAGACCAACTGGCGTCTGGCTGACCGGTACAACGTGCCGCGCATCATCTTCATCAACAAGCTCGACCGCACGGGCGCCAACTTCTACAACGCGTTCGACACGCTGAAGGAGAAGCTGGACATCGTGGCGATTCCGCTGCAGCTGCCCATCGGCGCGGAAGAGAACTTCGTCGGCGTGGTCGACCTGATCGAGATGCGCGCCATCGTGTGGGAAGGCGGCGAACTCGGTGCGAAGTTCCACTACGAGGAAATTCCCGCCGACCTGAAGGAAAAGGCCGAAGAGGCCCGCCAGAACCTTCTCGATACCGCGCTGTCCGTTGATGACGCCGCGATGGAAGAATACTTCGACAAGGGCGACGTGGACGTTGCAACGCTCAAGCGCTGCATCAAGAAGGGCACCATCGCCGGTGACTTCCGCCCCGTCCTGTGCGGCACCGCCTTCAAGAACAAGGGCGTGCAGCCCCTGCTCGATGCCGTGATCGACTTCCTGCCCGCGCCGAACGACGTGGAAGGCATCCGCATCGCTCCGCCGGAAGACGAGGAAGTTGACGAGAACAAGCTGCCGATCATCCCGGTTGACCCCGATGGCAAGTTTGCGGGCCTCGCCTTCAAGATCATCAACGACAAATACGGCACGCTGACCTTCGTGCGTGTTTACCGTGGCGTGCTCAAGACCGGTGATACGGTGCTGAACACGACCAAGGGCCACAAGGAGCGTATCGGCCGCATCTACCAGATGCATGCCGACAAGCGCGAGGAACTGTCTGAAGTGCATGCGGGCGACATTGCCGCCTTCGTGGGCCTGAAGGACAGCCAGACCGGTGACACGCTTGCCGATCCGACCGACCCCGTGGTGCTCGAGCGCATGACCTTCCCGATCCCGGTCATCGACATCTCGGTCGAGCCGAAGACGAAGGACGGCGTGGAAAAGATGACGCTGGCGCTGCAGAAGCTGTCTGGCGAAGATCCTTCCCTGCGCCTGAAGACCGACCAGGAAACCGGCCAGACCATCCTGTCCGGCATGGGCGAGCTGCATCTCGACATCATCATCGACCGCCTGCGCCGCGAATATGGCGTGGATGCGAACATCGGCGCGCCGCAGGTGGCGTATCGTGAAACGATCACCAAGCCGCATACCGAGACCTACACCCACAAGAAGCAGTCGGGTGGTTCGGGCCAGTTCGCGGAAGTGAAGATCGAGTTCGCGCCGGTCGAGCGTAACGAAGGCATCTCGTTCGAGAACAAGGTTGTCGGCGGCACGGTGCCCAAGGAATACATCCCGGCGGTGGACAAGGGCATCCAGGCCCAGGCCACGACCGGCGTGCTCGCGGGCTTCCCCACGGTGGACTTCAAGTTCACGCTGCTCGACGGCAAGTACCATGATGTCGACTCCTCGGCGCTGGCGTTCGAAATCGCGGCCAAGGCCTGCTTCCGTGAAGGCATGAAGAAGGCCGGTCCGGTCATTCTCGAGCCGATCATGGATGTGGAAGTGACCACGCCGAATGATCACGTGGGTGACGTTGTGGGTGACCTCAACCGCCGCCGTGGCATGATCCAGAGCCAGGAAACCGCAGGGTCCACCGTTATGGTCCGCGCTTCGGTGCCGCTGAAGGAAATGTTCGGCTACATCTCGCACCTGCGCTCCATGACCAAGGGCCGTGCGTCCTTCACCATGCAGTTCCACCACTACGATCCGGTGCCCCGCAACGTTGCGGAAGAGATCATGGCGCAGTCCGCCTGA
- a CDS encoding MBL fold metallo-hydrolase, with protein MLARLAKPALRNGWRVSEPPPPYEVPLPQTPAIRRVVAHNPGPMTGNGTNSWLVEHESGCIIIDPGSAEPAHLDALVAAAGERPLTHIILTHTHHDHLDGARPLGRLLGIPVCGFHASEDPDFTPDIGLRDGDRVAGLQVLHTPGHASDHICLETADGIIFTGDHVMGWSTTMIPPAPYGSVRQFLRSMDILRARKASLLLPAHGPAITHVEACIDGLVAHRVAREDSIMALLPTRPSTLDEIVDSLYHNLRPGLRRAARLNLHAHLEKLLEDGKVRLHGDQWAKTVA; from the coding sequence ATGTTGGCGCGTTTGGCTAAGCCTGCCCTGCGCAACGGGTGGCGGGTCAGTGAACCGCCCCCGCCCTATGAGGTGCCCCTGCCCCAGACACCCGCCATAAGGCGGGTGGTGGCCCATAATCCCGGCCCCATGACCGGCAATGGTACCAATAGCTGGCTGGTGGAGCATGAGAGCGGCTGCATCATCATCGACCCCGGCAGTGCGGAGCCTGCGCATCTCGACGCCCTTGTGGCGGCGGCAGGCGAGCGGCCACTGACCCACATCATCCTGACCCATACCCATCATGACCACCTTGATGGCGCCCGCCCGCTCGGGCGGCTTCTGGGAATTCCGGTCTGTGGGTTCCATGCCAGCGAAGACCCGGATTTTACCCCTGATATCGGCCTGCGCGATGGTGACCGGGTTGCTGGCCTGCAGGTACTGCACACGCCCGGCCATGCCAGCGACCATATCTGCCTTGAAACGGCGGATGGCATCATCTTTACCGGAGACCATGTCATGGGCTGGTCAACCACCATGATCCCGCCCGCACCCTATGGCTCGGTACGGCAGTTCCTGCGCAGCATGGATATCCTGCGTGCCCGCAAGGCCAGCCTGCTGCTGCCTGCGCACGGCCCCGCCATAACGCACGTGGAAGCCTGCATTGACGGTCTCGTCGCCCACCGCGTGGCGCGCGAGGACAGCATCATGGCGCTGCTGCCGACACGCCCGAGCACGCTCGATGAAATTGTGGACAGCCTGTACCACAACCTGCGCCCCGGCCTGCGCCGGGCGGCACGGCTGAACCTGCACGCCCATCTTGAAAAGCTGCTTGAGGACGGGAAGGTCCGGTTGCACGGCGACCAATGGGCAAAAACAGTCGCCTGA
- a CDS encoding phosphoenolpyruvate carboxylase, translating into MTKAAARNVSDLLQQARQLIASHDETASGSPVMALARQIGRQMASGALPMNAVEDIVRLLRDRAFAGRAHHIATYLDGPDEQAVTERMRTVARRIVQPDPTDSPVPIARFRAAIERSRFAAVFTAHPTFALANPVYEALAEMASTNPDRAPEHVPAFLTHRRVGPPTLDEEFTLATQAILRGRNALDRLNTILLSEARTHWPQLWSTLVPRPIIMTSWVGYDTDGRTDIGWWDTLRLRLRMKQLQLSRLQAQLEPVASCANDLQARVATALEAVTAQIAACPTGPEPEGVSRFADVLINRSTEALTSSNDLRATFSEAIDAAAPDDKMALAVAQAGFMAHGLSAAHTHTRLNATQLHNIARQRLNITDSPDIPAQRRALISRMNEALDTVEPVEIDFGSLLMEQASAGRLMMTVRQILRHIDRTSPIRFLIAETETGYTLLTALWLARLYGVEDMIEISPLFETQDALENGEQIIEEALRSPHWRAYLQRTRKLSLQFGFSDSGRYVGQLAATYLIERLRIKVCDLLRKWDLAFVEVILFDTHGESIGRGAHPYRLADRFDYLSPPHARARFTRAGIQLREETAFQGGDGYLLFGTQTLADATVSIIAEHAFATSALDRDPVYDEPDFSADFFSTIANGMTGLVEDPGYAALLGAFGPSLIDKTGSRPSARQSDAASTVTRIKHPSQLRAIPNNAILQQLAWCANTLQGLGTAAARHPETFEKYLAESPRFRRAMDFAAHGLAHSDHGVLRGVIRLLDPDMWLERATAQRDPGAQEACLSLMHGLEQLDFWASTQAMFRRIQSDHLALRRAWPEAPRMQPDELLLHGIRIALIEQIWMLSTRVPYFSPRHAFSRDVMTLKVLCLEVPTVLKELEQIFPYRSDGSFDLDFHEPHGPRQEGTYSREYTEVFEPMQRLFQMVREISTGVMHHVGAFG; encoded by the coding sequence ATGACCAAAGCCGCCGCGCGAAATGTGTCCGACCTGCTCCAGCAGGCCCGGCAACTGATCGCAAGCCACGATGAGACCGCATCGGGCAGTCCCGTCATGGCGCTTGCCCGCCAGATTGGCAGGCAGATGGCCAGCGGCGCCCTGCCAATGAACGCGGTGGAGGACATCGTGCGCCTGCTGCGCGACCGCGCCTTTGCCGGCCGCGCCCACCATATCGCCACCTATCTCGACGGGCCGGATGAACAGGCCGTGACGGAACGCATGCGCACCGTCGCCCGCCGCATCGTGCAGCCCGACCCCACTGACAGTCCGGTGCCCATCGCGCGTTTCCGCGCCGCCATCGAGCGCAGCCGCTTTGCCGCCGTGTTTACCGCGCACCCCACCTTCGCGCTGGCCAACCCGGTTTATGAGGCGCTGGCCGAGATGGCCTCCACCAACCCTGACAGGGCGCCCGAGCACGTTCCCGCCTTTCTTACACATCGCCGTGTGGGACCGCCCACGCTGGATGAGGAGTTTACCCTCGCCACCCAGGCCATCCTGCGCGGGCGTAACGCGCTCGACCGGCTCAACACCATCCTGCTGTCAGAGGCACGCACCCACTGGCCGCAGCTATGGTCCACGCTGGTGCCGCGCCCCATCATCATGACAAGCTGGGTGGGCTACGACACCGATGGCCGCACCGATATCGGCTGGTGGGACACGCTGCGCCTGCGCCTGCGCATGAAGCAGTTGCAACTGAGCCGCCTGCAGGCCCAGCTTGAGCCCGTTGCCTCCTGCGCCAATGACCTGCAGGCTCGCGTGGCGACAGCCCTTGAGGCCGTGACCGCCCAGATCGCCGCCTGCCCCACCGGCCCCGAGCCCGAAGGCGTGTCGCGCTTTGCCGATGTGCTGATCAACCGCAGCACGGAGGCCCTGACCAGCAGCAACGACCTGCGCGCGACCTTCAGCGAGGCAATCGACGCCGCCGCCCCCGATGATAAAATGGCCCTGGCGGTGGCGCAGGCGGGCTTCATGGCGCACGGGCTTTCCGCCGCGCACACGCATACGCGCCTCAATGCGACACAGCTGCACAACATCGCCCGCCAGCGGCTCAACATTACCGACAGCCCCGACATTCCCGCCCAGCGCCGCGCGCTGATCAGCCGCATGAACGAGGCGCTGGACACGGTGGAGCCGGTCGAGATCGATTTCGGCTCGCTGCTGATGGAGCAGGCCAGCGCGGGCCGACTGATGATGACGGTGCGCCAGATCCTGCGCCATATCGACCGCACCAGCCCCATCCGCTTCCTCATTGCCGAGACCGAGACCGGCTACACCCTGCTCACTGCGCTGTGGCTGGCGCGGCTGTATGGCGTGGAGGACATGATCGAGATCTCGCCCCTGTTCGAGACGCAGGACGCGCTGGAGAACGGCGAGCAGATCATCGAGGAGGCCCTGCGCTCACCGCATTGGCGGGCCTACCTGCAGCGCACGCGCAAACTGAGCCTGCAGTTCGGCTTCTCCGATTCCGGGCGGTATGTGGGACAGCTGGCCGCGACCTACCTGATCGAGCGGCTGCGCATCAAGGTATGCGACCTTCTGCGCAAGTGGGATCTCGCCTTTGTCGAGGTGATCCTGTTCGACACCCACGGCGAGAGCATCGGCCGCGGCGCGCACCCCTACCGGCTGGCGGACCGCTTTGACTATCTCTCCCCGCCACATGCCCGCGCCCGCTTTACCCGCGCCGGCATCCAGCTGCGCGAGGAAACCGCCTTTCAGGGCGGGGATGGCTACCTGCTGTTCGGCACCCAGACACTGGCCGATGCCACGGTCAGCATCATTGCCGAGCACGCCTTTGCCACAAGCGCGCTTGACCGCGACCCGGTTTATGACGAGCCGGATTTCTCGGCCGATTTCTTCTCCACCATCGCCAATGGCATGACCGGACTGGTGGAAGACCCCGGCTATGCCGCCCTGCTCGGCGCGTTCGGCCCCTCGCTGATCGACAAGACCGGCTCGCGCCCCTCGGCGCGACAGAGCGATGCCGCCTCCACGGTCACGCGCATCAAGCACCCGAGCCAGCTCCGCGCCATTCCCAACAACGCCATCCTGCAACAGCTTGCCTGGTGCGCGAACACGTTGCAGGGGCTGGGCACGGCAGCAGCCCGCCACCCCGAAACGTTCGAGAAATACCTGGCCGAGAGCCCGCGCTTCCGCCGCGCGATGGATTTCGCGGCCCATGGCCTGGCCCATTCCGACCACGGGGTGCTGCGCGGCGTGATCCGCCTGCTCGACCCCGACATGTGGCTTGAACGCGCCACCGCCCAGCGCGACCCGGGGGCGCAGGAAGCCTGCCTGAGCCTGATGCACGGACTGGAACAGCTTGATTTCTGGGCCTCCACGCAGGCCATGTTCCGCCGCATCCAGTCAGACCACCTCGCCCTGCGCCGCGCCTGGCCCGAAGCCCCGCGCATGCAGCCCGATGAACTGCTGCTGCACGGCATCCGCATCGCGCTGATCGAGCAGATCTGGATGCTCTCCACCCGCGTGCCCTACTTCTCGCCTCGGCATGCCTTCTCACGTGATGTCATGACGCTGAAGGTGCTCTGCCTTGAAGTGCCCACCGTGCTCAAGGAACTGGAGCAGATCTTCCCCTACCGCTCCGATGGCAGTTTCGACCTCGATTTCCACGAGCCTCATGGCCCCCGGCAGGAAGGCACCTACAGCCGCGAATACACCGAAGTGTTCGAGCCGATGCAGCGCCTGTTCCAGATGGTGCGTGAAATCAGCACTGGCGTGATGCACCATGTTGGCGCGTTTGGCTAA